A stretch of Leptospira terpstrae serovar Hualin str. LT 11-33 = ATCC 700639 DNA encodes these proteins:
- a CDS encoding chemotaxis protein CheW produces the protein MDQETLLTSLAEKTKMEQESDLGDLEQFLTFTIDKEFFGIRLLLVHEILKPVLITRIPNVDDYILGVINLRGEIIPIVDLKKRFHGTDSEIFPISRIIVIMLDEKRIGVLVDEVKQVVKIQKDFISYTTDDLSLNYSKMVESVSRYEDHLILNLDLEQIVDFVSSAK, from the coding sequence ATGGACCAAGAAACATTACTCACATCCCTGGCGGAAAAAACCAAAATGGAACAAGAGTCCGATCTGGGAGACTTGGAACAGTTCCTCACATTTACCATTGATAAAGAATTCTTTGGGATTCGATTACTTTTGGTTCATGAAATTTTAAAACCAGTTTTAATCACTCGGATTCCCAACGTAGATGATTACATTTTAGGTGTGATCAACCTTAGAGGAGAGATCATCCCCATCGTGGATTTGAAAAAAAGATTCCATGGAACTGATTCAGAAATTTTTCCAATATCACGTATCATCGTTATTATGTTAGATGAAAAACGAATTGGGGTTCTTGTTGATGAAGTCAAACAAGTTGTTAAAATCCAAAAAGATTTTATTAGTTATACAACTGATGACTTGTCGTTAAACTATAGTAAGATGGTTGAATCAGTATCAAGATACGAAGACCATTTGATTTTGAATTTGGATTTGGAACAAATTGTTGATTTTGTTTCATCCGCAAAGTAA